TTCTTTTTCTTTCATCCCGCGTGAAGTCAAAGCCGGGCTTCCGATACGGACACCGGATGTAACAAACGGAGAACGAGTTTCACCCGGAACCGTATTTTTGTTAACGGTGATACCTGCACGTCCGAGTGCCGCATCGGCCTCTTTTCCGCTGAACGGTTTGTTCAGGAAGGAAACGAGGATAAGGTGGTTATCGGTACCGCCGCTGACGATATCATAGCCGCGTTTCATTAACACGTCAGCAAGGACTGCCGCATTTGCTTTCACTTGTTTGGCATAGACTTTCCACTCAGGTGATAGGTTGTATTTGAATCCTACCGCTTTTGCCGCGATAACATGTACCAACGGTCCGCCTTGAAGTGCAGGGAAAATTGCAGAATTGATTTTTTTAGCAATTTCTTCATCGTTGGTCATGATCATACCGCCGCGAGGGCCTGCAAGCGTTTTGTGCGTCGTTGTTGTGACAACATCCGCATACGGGAACGGGCTTGGATGCTCGCCTGCAACGACAAGACCTGCGATGTGGGCGATATCGGCAAACAAGATTGCTCCGACCGCATCGGCGATTTCACGGAATTTGGCGAAATCGATCTCACGGGCATAGGCAGATGCACCGCACACGATGATTTTCGGTTGAACGATTTTCGCGATGTCCATGACACGATCGTAATTGATGCGTCCGTCAAGCTCTACACCGTAGGAAAAACTGTGGTAATTTTTTCCTGAAAAGCTTACTTTTGAACCGTGTGTCAAATGTCCGCCGTGGCTGAGATCCATACCGAGGAGCTTGTCTCCCGCTTGGAGAAGCGCTGCATACACGGCACCGTTTGCGGAAGAACCGGAATGAGGTTGAACATTCGCAAATTTACATCCGAACAATTCACATGCACGATCAATCGCAAGCTGTTCGACACCGTCAGCGTATTCGCATCCGCCGTAGTAACGTTTTGCCGGGTAGCCTTCCGCATATTTGTTGGTAAATACCGAACCCATCGCTTCCATTACGGCCGGAAGGGTAAAGTTTTCTGAAGCGATCATCTCCAAATGGTCGCTTTGACGTTCGAGCTCTTGCTCACATAGGGTGTAAATTTCGTTATCGAATTCTTTAAGGAAACTCATTCTTCTTCTCCGTTGTTGATTTGGTTGTGTTGTATCGGTTTCATTGCCGGGAAGAGCAATACATCCCGGATAGAGTGTTGGTTGGTCAGCATCATGACGAGGCGATCGATACCGATCCCTTGTCCTGCAGTCGGAGCCATACCGTAGCTAAGTGCCGTGACGAAATCTTCGTCCATCTCATGGGCTTCATCATCGCCCGAGTCTTTAGCGGCCATTTGTCCTTCAAATCGTTCCAATTGATCTACAGGATCATTTAATTCGCTAAAAGCGTTTGCAATTTCACGTCCAGCGATAAAAAGCTCAAAGCGGTCGGTCAACTCAGGACGCTCATCATTGCGGCGTGCAAGAGGTGAAATCTCAACCGGGTAATGGGTGATGAACGTCGGATTGATCAGTTTGGCTTCAACGAATTCATCAAATAATTCCCCTTGGAGCTGACCGAGATTCATCGCCGCATTGGCTTCTAGATTTTTCGATTTCAAGAATGCCAAAATGGCTTCTTTATCATTGACGATATTTTCAGGAACGCCGCCGATAACACTGAGACTTTTAACCAATTCGATCTCGGTAAATTGATCAAAATCGACTTCAAGTTCACCGTACGGGAGGCGTTTCGGCAAATCAAGATGATCGAAGAGATATTCAAAATACTCTTTAGTAATCTCAATTAAATCTTTGTAGGTTTTATATGCCCAGTAAAACTCGATAGAGGTAAATTCAGGATTATGCGTCGCATCCATCCCCTCATTTCGGAAGTTGCGATTGATCTCAAATACCGCTTCAAATCCCCCTACAATAAGACGTTTGAGGTAAAGCTCAGGAGCAATACGAAGATAGCGATCGACTCCGAGGGCATTATGATGCGTTACAAACGGTTTTGCATTGGCTCCGCCTGCGATGGGGTGCATCATCGGTGTTTCAACTTCCAAAAACCCTTTGTCCTCAAAAAAGCGTCGGGTAAGACTGATTACTTTCGAACGGATATGAAATGTCTTTCGCACTTCGGAGTTCATGATCAGATCAAGGTAGCGTTGGCGGTAGCGCATCTCCTTATCCTGAATCCCGTGGAATTTTTCCGGCAGGGGAGAGATGGCTTTGGTCAATATTTTCAGGGTGTCTGCATGCAAAGAGAGTTCACCGTGCTGTGTGATAAACGGATAGCCGCTTA
This genomic window from Sulfuricurvum sp. contains:
- a CDS encoding serine hydroxymethyltransferase — translated: MSFLKEFDNEIYTLCEQELERQSDHLEMIASENFTLPAVMEAMGSVFTNKYAEGYPAKRYYGGCEYADGVEQLAIDRACELFGCKFANVQPHSGSSANGAVYAALLQAGDKLLGMDLSHGGHLTHGSKVSFSGKNYHSFSYGVELDGRINYDRVMDIAKIVQPKIIVCGASAYAREIDFAKFREIADAVGAILFADIAHIAGLVVAGEHPSPFPYADVVTTTTHKTLAGPRGGMIMTNDEEIAKKINSAIFPALQGGPLVHVIAAKAVGFKYNLSPEWKVYAKQVKANAAVLADVLMKRGYDIVSGGTDNHLILVSFLNKPFSGKEADAALGRAGITVNKNTVPGETRSPFVTSGVRIGSPALTSRGMKEKEFEIIANKIADVLDDIENIEKQAAIKEELQALARGFIIYKQPTY
- the lysS gene encoding lysine--tRNA ligase, translating into MAFENQYVQQRIEKAEALRALGIDPYANNSNRNTTIDKFHNVNSDLFQSEEKRDEHRHYTVAGRIKLYRLMGKASFLKIEDESGMLQIYVARDNLPENFYNDVFKKLIEVGDIIEVSGYPFITQHGELSLHADTLKILTKAISPLPEKFHGIQDKEMRYRQRYLDLIMNSEVRKTFHIRSKVISLTRRFFEDKGFLEVETPMMHPIAGGANAKPFVTHHNALGVDRYLRIAPELYLKRLIVGGFEAVFEINRNFRNEGMDATHNPEFTSIEFYWAYKTYKDLIEITKEYFEYLFDHLDLPKRLPYGELEVDFDQFTEIELVKSLSVIGGVPENIVNDKEAILAFLKSKNLEANAAMNLGQLQGELFDEFVEAKLINPTFITHYPVEISPLARRNDERPELTDRFELFIAGREIANAFSELNDPVDQLERFEGQMAAKDSGDDEAHEMDEDFVTALSYGMAPTAGQGIGIDRLVMMLTNQHSIRDVLLFPAMKPIQHNQINNGEEE